CTTTGAAAAGATCCTCATGGGGTCCGACAAAGAAGCGGATCTTCGTTGCCCCGAGTGCGGGGGAGAAACCCTTGAACGGGTCGTCAGCAAGACCAATTACGTGATGGGATCAGGTCCCGGTGGAAAACAACCAAAAATCACCACCAAGTCCTGTGGAGGCGGAAACACTTGCATGACCCTCGATATCCCGGGTCCTACGAAGTGAAGTTTCCCTTCTTGGCATATCTGGACATCGGGGTGAAGTCACCCTCCATGGGACAGGGAATACAGCGCCCGGGCGGGACTCCCCTTGAATACCAGGAACAAGGATATACGGAAAAGCCACATGGCCTCGGAAAGGAAGAAAAAATCCGACTCCCCGGATCCGGAACTGAGCGAGGAGGAGAAGGCCCACATCAGGGAGGTCTTCTCGGAGCGGATTGTACCCAAACTCAGGCGGCTTCAGGCCCGGACAGGCAATCTCGCATGTGATTTCGCCGGCGAGAAATACGGCCGATGGACGGTCCGCTTCGTATCCCGGGGCACTGATTTCGTGATCACCGACTTTGAATTTGATGAAGATGCCCGGGGGGTGGACCTTGATTTCTGAAAAGACCCGGGCCTCTGCACCGGCAAAAACTCTCCTCCAAA
This portion of the Deltaproteobacteria bacterium genome encodes:
- a CDS encoding zinc ribbon domain-containing protein, with translation MPIFEFRCVHCTHIFEKILMGSDKEADLRCPECGGETLERVVSKTNYVMGSGPGGKQPKITTKSCGGGNTCMTLDIPGPTK